A window from Peromyscus eremicus chromosome 5, PerEre_H2_v1, whole genome shotgun sequence encodes these proteins:
- the LOC131911257 gene encoding prolactin-2A1-like, translated as MQLSLPHPRFWTLLLLLMSNLLLWEDVASVPTCLMRNGRCFAPLGEMLDRAVSLSEHISKQAFEMFTEFDSQYAQSHQLISKTLKKCHTSSLDLPTNRALQTHPITLLKLVESLLNAWKVPIYHLVKEMPSLKDVPATVLDKARDIEEKNTGLLEGVRSILMQIQSGDERNENYPVWSGLPALKSDSEDTRLFAFYNLIRCAGRNAQKVESSLKIVKCKILKENNC; from the exons ATGCAGCTGTCTTTACCTCATCCACGCTTTT GGACACTGCTTCTACTACTGATGTCCAACCTGCTCCTGTGGGAGGATGTGGCCTCAGTTCCCACGTGTTTAATGAGGAATGGGCGCTGCTTTGCTCCTTTGGGAGAAATGCTTGATCGAGCGGTCAGTTTGTCTGAGCACATAAGTAAACAAGCCTTTGAAATGTTCACTGAATTC GATAGTCAGTATGCCCAGAGCCACCAGCTCATTAGCAAGACCCTCAAAAAATGCCACACATCTTCACTCGATCTTCCCACGAATAGAGCTCTGCAGACACAC CCAATCACCCTACTGAAATTAGTGGAAAGCTTGTTGAATGCCTGGAAAGTCCCCATCTATCATCTAGTGAAAGAAATGCCTTCCTTGAAAGACGTCCCTGCTACAGTCCTTGACAAAGCCAGAGACATTGAAGAAAAGAACACTGGACTCCTGGAGGGGGTTAGGAGCATTCTCATGCAG ATTCAAAGTGGAGATGAAAGAAATGAGAACTACCCTGTGTGGTCTGGACTGCCAGCCTTGAAGTCTGACAGTGAAGATACTCGCCTGTTTGCATTTTATAACCTGATCCGCTGTGCGGGCAGAAATGCTCAAAAAGTTGAATCTTCTCTCAAGATTGTGAAGTgcaaaatattgaaagaaaacaactgttaa